One genomic region from Doryrhamphus excisus isolate RoL2022-K1 chromosome 14, RoL_Dexc_1.0, whole genome shotgun sequence encodes:
- the LOC131101539 gene encoding cartilage matrix protein-like isoform X2: MTLTPPLILVLMLGLTGARATVDLRTAAAMAAGLCKTRPTDLVFIVDSSRSVRPSEFEQVKVFLAKVIEGLDVGPNATRVGVVNYASRVKNEVSLKTHRTKAGLIKAVTKVEPLSTGTMTGLAIQFALNVAFSESEGARVKSPDISKVAIIVTDGRPQDNVKDVAQRARDAGIEIFAIGVGRVDMSTLKQMASEPLDDHVDYVESYSVIEKLTKKFQEAFCACSNSATDVVFLIDGSKSVRPENFELVKKWINQIVDKLDVSDTKAHVGLVQYSSLVRQEFPLGRHNNKRDLKEAVKKMAYMERGTMTGQALRYLTDKSFSIGHGARPGVSKVGIVFTDGRSQDYIGDAARKAKEMGFKMYAVGVGNAVEDELKEIASEPTGEHYFYTADFKAMTQIAKKLQINICQEEDPCECDSLVKFQKKVEEALQALTRKIENMSKRIALLENKIV; this comes from the exons ATGACGCTCACGCCGCCGCTGATCCTGGTGCTGATGCTCGGCCTCACCGGCGCCCGGGCCACCGTCGACCTCCGCACGGCCGCCGCCATGG CGGCGGGTCTGTGCAAGACCCGCCCCACAGACCTGGTGTTCATCGTGGACAGCAGCCGCAGTGTCCGCCCCTCCGAGTTTGAGCAGGTCAAAGTCTTCCTCGCCAAGGTCATCGAGGGCCTGGACGTGGGGCCCAACGCCACCCGCGTGGGCGTGGTCAACTACGCCAGCCGGGTCAAAAACGAG GTGTCTCTGAAGACTCATCGCACCAAGGCGGGGCTCATCAAGGCCGTGACCAAAGTGGAGCCCCTCTCCACGGGGACCATGACAGGCCTGGCCATCCAGTTTGCTCTCAATGTGGCTTTCAGCGAGAGCGAGGGCGCCAGGGTCAAATCTCCTGACATCAGCAAg GTGGCCATCATCGTGACCGACGGGCGTCCCCAAGACAACGTGAAGGACGTCGCCCAGCGCGCCCGGGACGCCGGCATCGAGATCTTCGCCATCGGCGTGGGCCGCGTGGACATGAGCACGCTGAAGCAGATGGCCAGCGAGCCCCTGGACGATCACGTGGACTACGTGGAGAGCTACAGCGTCATCGAGAAGCTGACCAAGAAGTTCCAGGAGGCCTTCTGCG CTTGCAGCAACTCGGCCACAGACGTGGTCTTCCTGATTGACGGCTCCAAGAGCGTGCGCCCGGAGAATTTCGAACTGGTCAAGAAGTGGATCAACCAGATCGTCGACAAACTGGACGTTTCGGACACCAAAGCCCACGTTGGACTGGTCCAGTACTCCAGCTTGGTCCGACAG GAGTTCCCTCTGGGCCGCCACAACAACAAGCGGGACCTGAAGGAGGCGGTGAAGAAGATGGCCTACATGGAGAGGGGGACCATGACGGGACAAGCCCTCCGCTACCTGACCGACAAGAGCTTCAGCATCGGTCACGGGGCCCGACCGGGGGTCTCCAAGGTGGGAATCGTCTTCACGGACGGCCGCAGCCAGGACTACATCGGGGACGCCGCCAGGAAGGCCAAGGAGATGG GTTTCAAGATGTACGCCGTGGGCGTGGGCAACGCCGTGGAGGACGAGCTGAAGGAGATCGCCTCGGAGCCCACCGGGGAGCACTACTTCTACACCGCCGACTTCAAAGCGATGACACAGATCGCCAAGAAGCTGCAAATTAACATCTGTCAAG AGGAGGACCCATGCGAGTGCGACTCCCTGGTTAAGTTCCAAAAGAAAGTAGAAGAAGCCCTGCAGGCGCTGACCAGGAAAA TAGAGAATATGTCCAAGAGGATCGCTTTGTTGGAGAACAAAATCGTCTGA
- the LOC131101539 gene encoding cartilage matrix protein-like isoform X1, which translates to MTLTPPLILVLMLGLTGARATVDLRTAAAMAAGLCKTRPTDLVFIVDSSRSVRPSEFEQVKVFLAKVIEGLDVGPNATRVGVVNYASRVKNEVSLKTHRTKAGLIKAVTKVEPLSTGTMTGLAIQFALNVAFSESEGARVKSPDISKVAIIVTDGRPQDNVKDVAQRARDAGIEIFAIGVGRVDMSTLKQMASEPLDDHVDYVESYSVIEKLTKKFQEAFCVSDLCATGDHDCQQVCVSSPGSYKCACKEGFTLLDDGRSCSACSNSATDVVFLIDGSKSVRPENFELVKKWINQIVDKLDVSDTKAHVGLVQYSSLVRQEFPLGRHNNKRDLKEAVKKMAYMERGTMTGQALRYLTDKSFSIGHGARPGVSKVGIVFTDGRSQDYIGDAARKAKEMGFKMYAVGVGNAVEDELKEIASEPTGEHYFYTADFKAMTQIAKKLQINICQEEDPCECDSLVKFQKKVEEALQALTRKIENMSKRIALLENKIV; encoded by the exons ATGACGCTCACGCCGCCGCTGATCCTGGTGCTGATGCTCGGCCTCACCGGCGCCCGGGCCACCGTCGACCTCCGCACGGCCGCCGCCATGG CGGCGGGTCTGTGCAAGACCCGCCCCACAGACCTGGTGTTCATCGTGGACAGCAGCCGCAGTGTCCGCCCCTCCGAGTTTGAGCAGGTCAAAGTCTTCCTCGCCAAGGTCATCGAGGGCCTGGACGTGGGGCCCAACGCCACCCGCGTGGGCGTGGTCAACTACGCCAGCCGGGTCAAAAACGAG GTGTCTCTGAAGACTCATCGCACCAAGGCGGGGCTCATCAAGGCCGTGACCAAAGTGGAGCCCCTCTCCACGGGGACCATGACAGGCCTGGCCATCCAGTTTGCTCTCAATGTGGCTTTCAGCGAGAGCGAGGGCGCCAGGGTCAAATCTCCTGACATCAGCAAg GTGGCCATCATCGTGACCGACGGGCGTCCCCAAGACAACGTGAAGGACGTCGCCCAGCGCGCCCGGGACGCCGGCATCGAGATCTTCGCCATCGGCGTGGGCCGCGTGGACATGAGCACGCTGAAGCAGATGGCCAGCGAGCCCCTGGACGATCACGTGGACTACGTGGAGAGCTACAGCGTCATCGAGAAGCTGACCAAGAAGTTCCAGGAGGCCTTCTGCG tGTCGGACCTGTGCGCCACTGGGGATCATGACTGCCAGCAGGTATGCGTCAGCTCCCCCGGATCGTACAAGTGCGCCTGCAAAGAAGGCTTTACCCTCCTGGACGATGGTCGCAGCTGCAGTG CTTGCAGCAACTCGGCCACAGACGTGGTCTTCCTGATTGACGGCTCCAAGAGCGTGCGCCCGGAGAATTTCGAACTGGTCAAGAAGTGGATCAACCAGATCGTCGACAAACTGGACGTTTCGGACACCAAAGCCCACGTTGGACTGGTCCAGTACTCCAGCTTGGTCCGACAG GAGTTCCCTCTGGGCCGCCACAACAACAAGCGGGACCTGAAGGAGGCGGTGAAGAAGATGGCCTACATGGAGAGGGGGACCATGACGGGACAAGCCCTCCGCTACCTGACCGACAAGAGCTTCAGCATCGGTCACGGGGCCCGACCGGGGGTCTCCAAGGTGGGAATCGTCTTCACGGACGGCCGCAGCCAGGACTACATCGGGGACGCCGCCAGGAAGGCCAAGGAGATGG GTTTCAAGATGTACGCCGTGGGCGTGGGCAACGCCGTGGAGGACGAGCTGAAGGAGATCGCCTCGGAGCCCACCGGGGAGCACTACTTCTACACCGCCGACTTCAAAGCGATGACACAGATCGCCAAGAAGCTGCAAATTAACATCTGTCAAG AGGAGGACCCATGCGAGTGCGACTCCCTGGTTAAGTTCCAAAAGAAAGTAGAAGAAGCCCTGCAGGCGCTGACCAGGAAAA TAGAGAATATGTCCAAGAGGATCGCTTTGTTGGAGAACAAAATCGTCTGA
- the LOC131101782 gene encoding uncharacterized protein LOC131101782 has protein sequence MDEQHDFGCPSLLCEELEDLETEDTQERRSEKGEEDVAHREKEDEEQKAPQDDERPKGSQVEDAKMADKTVPVCSKPEGQEEGSPEEKTEPKKSRRNRGKKPSEQMRNRKLRKDATEEDEEEKKQKLMRMSSEESSALMEPPARLMSTCDLAEPLYLGCGGSGLYCPPQVPMLYSSQNPVPIQPAPPSQHGTKRPPSPFLTHTVSQPGLEPLEMEITQVTTRRSIRYSARGRGRVLSFPVMAGLESVDTGLLPPAPKKKTRTLYNTDQLEHLEALFQEDHYPDAEKRKVIAASVGVTPQRIMVWFQNRRAKWRKVERLVAGKVEPQQSRVGWSPARPHVQPVLPNMAANGLSSKVEPAFSTHFGAKRPPAEPAAPAFPTLSTHIVPSYSTLLATISSPGQPRARDGGHHQPEFPARSHMQPMLPNMAANGLSSKVEPAFSTHFGAKRPPAEPAAPAFPTLSTHTVPSYSTLLATISSPGQPRARDGGHHQPEFHPRPMYSPPPLRRASLPLLAAVAAATTYGSILNTPAPTPPLFVDVVKGGTSLAHRDCHPVQTDGSSRFDFGDKLDFLLPSQQNNSLSFQLQTTYPPSQAPQQHQAQTSLPGIAFLTPSPYLTPNPPDSISTSYFAFGPAGSSTGGVAYATGGQAYVHSQSGGQILLQAAGQHGGMAAYKSYPWANVYGQPPAHQCLQRPATYSSTGFTAAAGRDFQAPSSSANLLPLCFQRADPLPSQALTHVGGTTTVLPPVSTLQPSRLRVDSGATKVAPMLPPSHASPGSPLVPSGEKMEYDSPREVHSHFHCDFSPIHF, from the exons ATGGACGAACAACACGATTTCG gcTGTCCGAGCCTACTTTGTGAGGAGCTGGAGGACCTGGAAACGGAAGACACACAAGAGAGGAGGAGTGAGAAAGGAGAAGAGGATGTGGCGCATAGAGAGAAGGAAGACGAGGAGCAAAAAGCACCGCAGGATGATGAGAGGCCTAAAGGTAGTCAGGTGGAGGATGCCAAGATGGCTGACAAAACAGTGCCGGTGTGCAGTAAACCAGAGGGTCAAGAAGAAGGGAGCCCTGAGGAGAAAACCGAGCCGAAGAAGAGCAGAAGGAACCGAGGAAAGAAGCCAAGTGAGCAAATGAGGAACAGGAAGCTCCGTAAGGACGCCActgaagaagatgaggaggagaaaAAACAGAAATTGATGAGGATGAGCTCGGAGGAGAGCTCGGCTCTGATGGAGCCACCCGCTAGACTCATGAGCACCTGTGACCTCGCCGAGCCCCTCTACCTGGGCTGCGGCGGCTCGGGTCTGTACTGCCCCCCTCAGGTCCCAATGCTGTACTCTTCACAGAACCCTGTCCCCATACAACCCGCACCGCCCTCTCAACACGGGACCAAGAGGCCCCCCAGTCCCTTCTTAACACACACTGTGTCTCAGCCGGGCCTGGAACCACTGGAG ATGGAGATCACCCAGGTCACCACCCGCCGCTCCATCCGCTACAGCGCCCGGGGTCGAGGCCGCGTCCTCAGCTTCCCTGTGATGGCCGGACTGGAGAGCGTGGACACCGGCCTCCTGCCACCGGCGCCCAAGAAGAAGACACGGACACTCTACAACACCG ACCAGCTGGAGCACTTGGAGGCCTTGTTCCAGGAGGACCACTATCCCGACGCGGAGAAGAGGAAAGTCATCGCTGCGTCAGTCGGCGTCACGCCTCAGAGGATTATG GTCTGGTTTCAGAACCGCAGGGCCAAGTGGAGGAAAGTGGAGCGCTTGGTGGCGGGCAAAGTCGAGCCACAGCAGAGCAGGGTTGGGTGGAGCCCCGCCCGCCCTCACGTGCAGCCCGTGTTGCCTAACATGGCAGCCAACGG GCTTTCCAGCAAGGTAGAGCCCGCCTTCTCCACTCACTTTGGTGCCAAGAGGCCGCCGGCGGAGCCTGCAGCGCCGGCCTTCCCCACCCTGTCCACGCACATCGTGCCCTCATACAGCACCCTGCTGGCCACCATCAGCAGCCCAG gtcagCCCAGAGCCAGAGACGGGGGCCATCACCAGCCTGAGTTCCCCGCCCGCTCTCACATGCAGCCCATGTTGCCTAACATGGCAGCCAACGG GCTTTCCAGCAAGGTAGAGCCCGCCTTCTCCACTCACTTTGGTGCCAAGAGGCCGCCGGCGGAGCCTGCAGCGCCGGCCTTCCCCACCCTGTCCACGCACACCGTGCCCTCATACAGCACCCTGCTGGCCACCATCAGCAGCCCAG gtcagCCCAGAGCCAGAGACGGGGGCCATCACCAGCCTGAGTTCCACCCCCGCCCCATGTACAGCCCTCCCCCACTGAGGAGAGCCAGCCTCCCCCTCCTcgccgccgtcgccgccgccaccacctaCGGCTCCATCCTCAACACGCCGGCACCCACCCCACCTCTCTTTGTGGATGTCGTGAAGGGTGGAACCTCCTTGGCCCACCGCGACTGCCACCCTGTGCAGACGGACGGCAG TTCTCGGTTTGACTTTGGGGACAAGCTGGACTTCCTCCTGCCGAGCCAGCAGAACAACTCTCTGTCCTTCCAGCTCCAGACCACCTACCCCCCCAGCCAGGCTCCGCAGCAGCACCAAGCCCAGACGTCTTTACCCGGCATCGCCTTCCTCACCCCCTCCCCTTACCTCACCCCCAATCCTCCCGATTCCATCTCCACCTCCTACTTTGCTTTCGGCCCCGCAGGGAGCTCGACAGGCGGGGTTGCATACGCTACCGGGGGGCAAGCCTATGTGCACTCCCAAAGTGGGGGACAGATTCTGCTTCAGGCCGCCGGCCAGCACG GTGGCATGGCGGCCTACAAGTCCTACCCGTGGGCTAACGTGTACGGCCAGCCCCCGGCGCACCAGTGCCTCCAGCGTCCTGCGACCTACTCCTCGACCGGCTTCACCGCCGCCGCGGGCCGGGACTTCCAAGCGCCGTCTTCTTCTGCCAACCTTCTGCCCCTGTGCTTCCAACGTGCAGACCCTTTGCCCTCGCAGGCGCTGACCCACGTGGGAGGCACCACGACCGTCCTCCCGCCCGTGTCCACCCTCCAGCCTTCCCGCCTCCGGGTGGACAGCGGGGCGACGAAGGTGGCGCCCATGCTGCCCCCCTCACACGCCAGTCCCGGCAGCCCTCTGGTGCCCTCTGGTGAAAAAATGGAGTATGACAGCCCACGGGAGGTTCACAGCCACTTCCACTGTGACTTCTCTCCTATACACTTTTGa
- the LOC131102031 gene encoding syndecan-3-like, with protein MRLPGLLALLAALLAHVAAGQTWSPVDDEGSTGDDFYDDEDLYSGSGSGFPEISMRPTAGGVSFTTEEPVPLSTTQATSPAPSAAPAAEPSPDPDPDPTSAALITTVATPATSAAAATSAATTAALLPTETDGESGAFWEKELELEKEREKQLERERERERERERVREMERERERERERERERERERERERQRERERERELERIRAAAAATAQTTAAPRSSPALPAVTTFPEESAAPSAGTDDLSSTQEEEEDVYLSPEPTSRYPDVEATTEEDTPITTAEPTPEPTTAPPTTTTLATTSTTTKTRFPFRPRVPVTTTRRPPPQKSTRPPQTTTTTQSRAEEGNNELAAVGPSGDFEIREDQRNDLGRGLAPEDPDLTGNTVDGGSSAAQLPQKNILERKEVLIAVIVGGVVGALFAAFLVMLLVYRMKKKDEGSYTLEEPKQATVTYQKPDKQEEFYA; from the exons GGACAGACATGGTCGCCTGTCGATGACGAGGGCTCGACGGGAGACGACTTCTACGATGACGAGGACCTCTACTCGGGATCCGGATCTggat TTCCTGAGATCAGCATGAGGCCCACGGCAGGGGGCGTGTCCTTCACCACGGAGGAGCCCGTCCCCTTGTCCACCACGCAGGCCACCAGCCCCGCCCCCTCTGCCGCACCCGCGGCCGAGCCCAGCCCCGACCCCGACCCGGACCCCACGTCCGCCGCCCTCATCACCACCGTTGCAACCCCCGCCAcgtccgccgccgccgccacctccgCCGCTACCACCGCCGCGCTCCTGCCTACCGAGACAGACGGCGAGAGTGGTGCCTTCTGGGAGAAGGagctggagctggagaaggagcgGGAGAAGCAGCTGGAGCGGGAACGGGAGCGGGAACGCGAGAGGGAGCGGGTCCGGGAGATGGAGCGGGAACGCGAGAGGGAGCGTGAGAGAGAGCGGGAGCGGGAACGAGAACGTGAGCGCGAGAGGCAACGAGAGCGGGAACGAGAGCGAGAGCTGGAGCGGATAcgggccgccgccgccgccaccgcccaAACCACCGCCGCGCCGAGATCCTCACCCGCACTTCCTGCTGTGACGACATTCCCGGAGGAGAGTgcggcgccctctgctggcacgGATGACCTGAGCTCcacccaagaagaagaagaggatgtCTACCTGTCGCCTGAACCCACGTCCCGTTACCCCGATGTGGAAGCCACCACAGAGGAGGACACGCCCATCACTACCGCCGAGCCCACGCCGGAGCCCACGACCGCCccgcccaccaccaccaccctcgccaccaccagcaccaccaccaaGACCAGGTTCCCCTTCAGGCCCCGCGTTCCTGTGACGACCACTCGCAGGCCACCGCCGCAGAAAAGCACCCGCCCACCgcagacgacgacgacgacacaG TCCCGTGCCGAGGAAGGCAACAACGAGCTGGCCGCCGTGGGGCCGAGCGGGGACTTTGAGATCCGCGAAGACCAGCGCAACGACCTGGGCCGAGGACTGGCGCCGGAGGACCCGGATCTGACGGGCAACACGGTGGACGGAGGAAGCTCGGCCGCTCAGCTGCCGCAGAAGAACATCCTGGAGAGGAAAGAAGTCTTGATAG CGGTCATCGTGGGCGGCGTGGTGGGCGCCCTCTTCGCCGCCTTCCTGGTGATGCTGCTGGTGTACCGGATGAAGAAGAAGGACGAGGGCAGCTACACGCTGGAGGAACCCAAGCAGGCCACCGTCACCTACCAGAAGCCCGACAAGCAGGAGGAGTTTTACGCGTAA